A single genomic interval of Deltaproteobacteria bacterium harbors:
- a CDS encoding dicarboxylate/amino acid:cation symporter, with translation MAIGLVAGAGLGVAAHLAAAGEPWLDSLVEGFTDPAGQLFLRMLFALVIPLIVSALPLGVAGLGDLGRLGRLGLRTLAYTVTTSVIAVVLGVALVNLVAPGTRVEARAAAEAAAPAAAPVAAGDGFGVEFFLELVPKNPIEAMATGDMLAVMVFSLFLGIALAATRSEGARRLEGVLEGVYDVVTTLLGWVIQLAPYGVACLLFTATARMGFDVLRDLAAYVLVVLAGLAIQLFVVYSLAVRCLGRMRPRDFFRGSREAMITAFSTASSNATLPTALRVAEQELALPEHVRNFVLTIGSTTNQHGTALFEGVTVLFLAQVAGVELTIAQQLGVSAICVLGGIGTAGVPAGSIPVIAMILGMVGIPPEAIGLVLGVDRFLDMCRTTVNVTGDLAAAVVVARYER, from the coding sequence ATGGCGATCGGGCTCGTGGCCGGCGCCGGGCTCGGGGTGGCGGCGCACCTGGCCGCCGCCGGCGAGCCCTGGCTCGACTCGCTGGTCGAAGGCTTCACCGATCCCGCCGGCCAGCTCTTCCTGCGCATGCTCTTCGCGCTGGTGATCCCGCTGATCGTGAGCGCGCTGCCCCTCGGTGTCGCCGGCCTCGGCGACCTTGGCCGGCTCGGGCGCCTGGGCCTGCGCACGCTCGCCTACACGGTCACGACCAGCGTGATCGCGGTGGTGCTCGGGGTCGCGCTCGTGAACCTGGTCGCGCCGGGCACCCGCGTGGAGGCGCGCGCAGCGGCGGAGGCCGCGGCGCCCGCCGCGGCGCCGGTCGCGGCGGGCGACGGCTTCGGCGTCGAGTTCTTCCTCGAGCTCGTGCCGAAGAACCCGATCGAGGCGATGGCCACCGGCGACATGCTGGCGGTGATGGTCTTCTCGCTCTTCCTCGGGATCGCGCTCGCCGCCACGCGCAGCGAGGGCGCGCGGCGTCTCGAGGGGGTGCTGGAGGGCGTCTACGACGTCGTGACGACGCTGCTCGGCTGGGTGATCCAGCTCGCGCCCTACGGGGTCGCGTGCCTGCTCTTCACCGCCACGGCGCGCATGGGCTTCGACGTGCTGCGCGACCTCGCCGCCTACGTGCTGGTCGTGCTCGCCGGGCTCGCGATCCAGCTCTTCGTCGTCTACTCGCTCGCGGTACGCTGCCTCGGGCGCATGCGGCCGCGCGATTTCTTCCGTGGCTCGCGCGAGGCCATGATCACCGCCTTCTCGACCGCCTCGAGCAACGCCACGCTGCCCACCGCGCTGCGCGTCGCCGAGCAGGAGCTCGCGCTCCCCGAGCACGTCCGGAACTTCGTCCTCACGATCGGCTCCACCACCAACCAGCACGGCACCGCCCTCTTCGAGGGCGTCACGGTGCTCTTCCTCGCCCAGGTGGCGGGCGTCGAGCTCACGATCGCGCAGCAGCTCGGGGTCTCGGCGATCTGCGTGCTCGGCGGGATCGGCACCGCCGGCGTGCCGGCGGGCTCGATCCCGGTGATCGCGATGATCCTCGGCATGGTGGGCATCCCGCCCGAGGCGATCGGCCTGGTGCTCGGCGTCGACCGCTTCCTCGACATGTGCCGCACCACGGTGAACGTGACCGGGGACCTGGCCGCCGCGGTGGTGGTCGCCCGCTACGAGCGCTGA